One Capsicum annuum cultivar UCD-10X-F1 chromosome 2, UCD10Xv1.1, whole genome shotgun sequence genomic window carries:
- the LOC107858838 gene encoding SWI/SNF complex component SNF12 homolog, protein MSGNNNNNPNKNIGGPSSFGNSPPTNPMAHLQSQSSGQQQMPAGFPGTFQLSQLAHAQAIAQAQSKVQAQAQAAAHAQFQAQLQAQGLSLTQAHALGNFGSNSPSIPGSGSAKRLPQKPPVRPPAFTTTNMVSPMRTMELSAAARRKKQKLPEKHMHEKVAAILPESALYTQLLEFESRVDSALARKKVDIQESLKNPPTIQKTLRIYVFNTFANQVRTIPKKPNAEPPSWTLKIVGRILEEGMDPEQAAMFQKSNTMYPKFSTFFKRVTISLDQKLYPDNHIIIWDSARSPAPQEGFEVKRKGEQEFTVNLRLELNYMPEKYKLSPALTEVLGIEVETRARIMSSLWHYVKARKLQNVEDPSYFNCDPPLQKVFGEGKVKFNTVTQKITPHLSPPQPIHLEHRIKLSGNNPAATACYDVVVDVPFPIQRELNALLANTEKTKEIEACDEAIVSAIRKIHEHRRRRAFFLGFSQSPVEFINALLESQMKDLKVVGGEASRNAEKERRSQFYSQPWVEDAVIRYLNRKPPSDAPGSG, encoded by the exons ATGTCtggtaacaacaataataacccTAATAAGAACATAGGAGGACCATCCTCCTTCGGCAATTCACCGCCGACGAATCCGATGGCACATCTGCAATCACAATCGTCAGGGCAGCAACAGATGCCGGCCGGATTTCCGGGTACATTTCAGTTATCCCAGTTAGCACATGCTCAAGCAATTGCACAAGCGCAATCGAAAGTTCAGGCTCAAGCACAAGCTGCTGCACATGCCCAATTTCAGGCTCAGTTACAAGCTCAGGGTTTGTCTCTTACCCAGGCTCATGCTCTTGGCAATTTTGGTTCTAATTCGCCTTCGATCCCTGGAAGTGGTTCCGCGAAAAGGTTGCCTCAGAAACCTCCTGTACGTCCACCTGCATTTACGACTACTAATATGGTTTCTCCGATGAGGACCATGGAGCTTTCTGCGGCGGCTCGGAGGAAAAAGCAGAAACTTCCGGAGAAGCATATGCACGAGAAAGTGGCGGCAATTTTGCCTGAATCTGCGCTTTATACTCAGCTTCTTGAGTTTGAATCTCGGGTTGATTCTGCTTTAGCTAGAAAGAAAGTGGACATCCAGGAGTCCTTGAAGAATCCACCTACTATTCAAAAGACTCTTCGAATTTATGTGTTCAATACTTTTGCTAATCAGGTTAGGACTATTCCTAAGAAGCCAAATGCTGAACCTCCTTCGTGGACCCTTAAGATTGTAGGAAGGATTTTGGAGGAGGGAATGGATCCTGAACAAGCTGCCATGTTTCAGAAGTCTAACACCATGTACCCAAAGTTCTCGACTTTCTTCAAAAGAGTCACAATTTCGTTGGACCAGAAACTGTATCCTGACAACCATATTATAATATGGGACTCTGCACGATCTCCTGCACCTCAAGAGGGTTTCGAGGTCAAGAGAAAGGGAGAGCAAGAGTTCACTGTTAATTTAAGGCTAGAATTGAATTACATGCCTGAGAAATACAAACTTTCACCAGCTTTAACTGAAGTTCTGGGTATTGAGGTTGAGACTCGTGCAAGAATTATGTCTTCTCTCTGGCATTATGTTAAGGCACGAAAGTTGCAGAACGTTGAGGATCCTTCTTACTTCAACTGTGATCCGCCGCTTCAGAAAGTTTTTGGGGAAGGAAAGGTTAAGTTCAATACAGTAACGCAAAAGATCACACCTCATTTGTCTCCTCCACAACCCATACATTTGGAACACAGGATTAAACTTTCTGGAAATAACCCTGCTGCAACTGCTTGTTACGATGTAGTGGTTGACGTGCCATTCCCTATCCAGAGGGAGCTGAATGCCCTGCTGGCCAACACAGAAAAGACCAAGGAGATTGAAGCTTGTGATGAAGCAATTGTTTCTGCAATAAGGAAGATCCATGAGCATAGAAGGAGAAGGGCATTTTTTCTCGGTTTTAGTCAATCTCCTGTTGAGTTTATTAATGCACTTCTAGAATCCCAGATGAAGGATCTGAAAGTTGTTGGTGGGGAGGCAAGTCGCAATGCTGAGAAAGAGCGTCGGTCTCAGTTTTATAGTCAACCATG GGTTGAGGATGCTGTTATTCGCTACCTGAATCGCAAGCCACCTTCTGATGCCCCTGGAAGTGGATGA